One genomic region from Vannielia litorea encodes:
- a CDS encoding response regulator, translated as MVHIVILEDNQAFGDMMQISLEEAGYSVRLFATADELLQSFDKKPADVLIADMIIREQGKPTPEGGLTTIFRVRQLALRMGRRVYSIAISGATRHPGMQDILGHARTLGADWALQKPFHPSELIELIDKLALDERR; from the coding sequence TTGGTCCACATTGTAATCCTCGAGGACAACCAAGCCTTCGGCGACATGATGCAAATTTCGCTAGAGGAAGCTGGATACAGCGTGAGGCTGTTCGCCACCGCCGACGAATTGTTACAGTCGTTTGACAAAAAGCCTGCAGATGTACTGATTGCCGACATGATCATTAGGGAACAGGGCAAACCAACTCCTGAAGGTGGATTGACCACTATATTTCGCGTGAGACAACTCGCGCTGCGTATGGGGCGAAGAGTGTACTCAATCGCTATATCGGGCGCGACGCGACATCCCGGAATGCAGGACATTCTGGGGCATGCACGGACTCTGGGCGCCGACTGGGCGTTGCAGAAGCCCTTTCATCCAAGTGAGTTGATCGAGCTCATCGACAAGCTGGCTCTGGACGAACGACGCTGA